DNA from Malus sylvestris chromosome 11, drMalSylv7.2, whole genome shotgun sequence:
ttaaattacttgatacttttattttaatgtattttataattttttttagtctCATTATTtgcctatagtatactataaaaataaataaataataaaacttaaattttttaaaattatatagaataatacaataatacatattgaataataatacaataatacatatttaataatagtacatatttaattataatactattgaaaatgaataaggttttaatcaatgaagtaggaaaaatagggatgaaaacctaatttttcctttaaaaaatcaaaatcatcaaaataacttatTTCTTAACGTTTCGAAACAGGTTACCCCCGTGTCACTTTCGTGTAAActtgttaagaacccgttattaatggGTTCTTATCATGTGACTCGATAACGACCTGATTATTTATCGTGTTGACTCGAAATCCATTATTTTCATGTTATTTACGTGTCATGTTAACAAGtcatgtaagaaattgtcaAGTCTACGCCTAGTGCAACCCGTTTGATACAATCAAACAAATAGGCATGATGAGTAGCTAGAGATCTATCCTAAACATGTAGATTGTTGACAAAATACCCAACACTAGTGACAacataaaaaggtcgtacccagtgcacaaggctcccgctttccgcagggtctgagagaggtgaatgtcggctagccttacccccatttatggagaggctgctcccaagtctcgaacccgagacctaccgctcatggacgaaggcacttgccatagCACCTAGTGACAACATCCGCAAGAAAATTGGCCTCCATGAAACGTGCTTCTAGCTAATCACCTCAAAATAACCAGTCAGCTTCCAAATGTCCTCCGAGATCGTCTTCAGTCTCTAAGGGGATGTGATAAGTGCCACAGATGGAGTTAACAAGAAGTTTGGAGTCTCCTTCAACATTGATTCTTTTGAAACTCCTAATTTTTGCCATCCATAATTCATCTCGAAGAGCCAGACATTTCGTTATAGAAATGGTATTATGTCCAACCTACTAGCCCCTGCTAAAATAAGCTCCCCATTCTCATTTCTAATGACGAAACCTGCCGCCGCACCTTGATTAATAATAGAACCATCAAAGTTTAATCTAACAAAACTGGAATCAGGGGGGACCATTTGTTGGATTTGTCATTCCTTCTACTGGAAATCGGAATCttcttatttgtttttatatattccTTGCCAATTTTTAGGGCAATAACAACAACTCTCTTAGGGTCAATTCTTTTATTCTGAAAAACTGTTAAGTTTCTCTCTTTCTAAATTTACCAGCAAATGAGCAAAGCAGCACTTGTGTCATTTAGATTTTCATCCACCTTGTAATTAAGAGATTGGAGCTAGTCATTGAACCGTATGGAACGATTTATCTTTATAGTATTAGAAATATTTGGACTACTCCAAACTTGTTTAGCAAAAGTTCAATTCATAAAAAGATAACTTGTGTTTTCATTCTCCAAGTTGCAAAGAGGGCAAACAGTGGGAATGTTATTAATATGTCTAGATAGGCAATCTCATGTATGAAGTCTTCCCACGATAAGCAATGGGCTCAATATTTTAATGTTATGAGGTACATTAAGCTTCCACATTCTCTTCAGGAGATCCACAAAATTATCACCATTATTTGCACTGTTGAGGAACAAGGAGCAAATGATATGCTACAAATCTTATAACAATATATGTATCTACAATAGAAGAAAGGAAATCTCGTTCCCAATTGCAATTACCAATGAAGTGATTGACCTTCAAGTTCCAGTTGATACTACTTAATTGATCATTGCTAAAGAGGTTAGATAGACGGAAAGGAAAAACCCAGTTGTGAGTCCAAAAAATGATGCTTTCTCCATTTCCCACCACCCATCTTAATCCCATCTTAACAACATGCCTAGCATTTAAGATGCCTTTCTAGGCACAAGAGTGATTTTGTCTAACTTCcgtttccaacaaaccctcatGTTTTAATTACTTGTTTCTAACAATTTGAACCCATCAATTTTGATCATTAGTAATAATTTTCCAGCCTAATTGGACCAAGCAAGCATTGCTGAAATGAACACTCTTTCTAATACCCAGACCACCACTCTCTTTTGAAGATAAAACTTTATCCCAAGCAATTAGGACTAATTTACAATCTTTTTTCCCATAGAAATTTCCTACTTTCCTAGTCAATGGCTTTATTAACCTTCTCTGACTCAGATCCCATCCGGATATTTCTAGACGGAGCCGGCGGAACACATCATTGTGGCCGTTTATGCAAAATAGATGTAAATCTTGTGGCctcaatttttgtttatttatttcacGAGGAATGaggcggtgcctcttccttCTTTCCCTTATCCTCttgggggcgtttgtttgccctcatggaactggactggactagctgttagTCCAATACTGTATTTGTTCCATGTTGGGAttaacattaatgagactaaaagggactagcatggacaaaaccctttactaagaggtcttagcgagaccccccaataaccatgagactagctaagactatcctctctcgtcctcgtcatgctcaacaaccactcccgatagactcctcgtcatctccggtcacctagatcataataaaatattaataatttatatattaaataatataatattagaatttgttattattcagcttcttagtccaacactgcaccaaacgcttcactaagttagtccagcttagtcaagtttaagccagtccagcttaatctttgaagctagtccagtccgaaataatccggcgcaacaaacgccctTGGTGGTTTCTTTCCTCCTCCTCTCCCCCGAAAACTCAGATACTAAGTAGCAATCTTTGCAAGCTTGCCATCGCGACCAAATTATCCTCAGCAGAGGTTTGGGGACGAAGGAAAAGGCTCAGCGCGGACCTCGTAACCCTCCCCGTCTTCGTCTCACCGCCATCGACGATGATGGTGTGCGAAGATCGGATCGGCCACAACCAGTGGAGGTATCGAAGGGAAAATGAAGTGGGCCCAATGATATGCCTATTGAAACGATTTGCTTCTTCCTCTTTATCCTTTTTTGAATTCTTCATCCATGGAGTTTGCCCTTGAAATTTTTCCTAAATTCACTTCCATCTTGTTTTTTTTCCTATTCTTGATTGAAAGCACTACAAGCAATCCAGATTATACTTGTGGTTTTCTGAAAAATTGATGGATTAATACTTGGGTACATGAGAAaacttttcttttctgggtATTTTGATGGGTCCTCGGTTTTTGGAATGCGAGACAAAAAAAATGCagaggtttttgggacgaaggGGGAATGTAACAAAAACGGATAACAGctggaaaaaaattgaaaataatttctgactgtAGGATTTGTGCTAAACGGTAGGGATGAATTGATCTCCACGGGATCCGGAGAGAATGATCTGGCGAGGATCCTGATCCTTTTGGGACAAAGGGGGAAGCAACAGAAACGGATGacggttggaaaaaaaaaattgaaaacaatttCTGACGGTAGGATTTATGCTAAACGGTAAGGATGAATTGATCCCCACGGGATCCACATAGAAGGATCCGGTGAGGGTCCTGATCCCTTCTCCATTTAAACCATGTCATTGTATTGTTAGGAGTACCCAAAAGATTAGCTTTAATAAAAGTTAGTCTTCCTGCTTTGAAGAGGAGTATTGGCTTTTTAGCCATATAacttattttgaattttaatattaaGCTCCTTAGCATTAAAAGGATCTTTccaaaatataatattgtaAATACCTAAACACCTAACAATTGTAGTCTTATGTTGAATTTGGAGAATATTAACAACATCACTTCTAATTTGATTGTTAGCATTATTTGAGAAATATAAAGAAGATTGGTTAATTTTTAatcaattcttttttctttttattttggctTACTAATTGAATTCAAGGGTATTTAGgcattttactttttacacatcTATTTATCTCTAGTTTTCACACTAAAGCCACTCTCAATTCCAATTTTGACAACtctaattcaaagccatgaattttgtgtcttttataaaataaattattcaattaatagAAAAACTCTGAGTAACAAATCATTATATCAACCAAACTAAGGGTTACGTGTTCTTAGAGTCATTTCAAAGGCATCCATGTACTGCCTCGAAACTTTGCACTTGAAAAATACTTATTATAACATAAAGGAAACATCATTGGCCTATTTCAAGATTCCTTTATGTTGTAATGAGTATTTTCAAGTGCAAAATTTTTAGACAATAGATGGATGCCTTGCAAGTGAAATGACTCTCAAAACATAAATGTAACCCTTATTTTGGTTAATACAATGATCATGTTGCTTGAAATTTCTGttgattgaataatttatttttaaaaaagtcTAAAACTCGTGGGTTTAAATGAGAGTTGTAAAAATGAAATTGAGATTGATCTAGTGTGTAGGCTTGAGGTAAATAGACGTCTAGAAAGTAAAATGTCTAAAATACCATTgaaatttaacaattttttaaTGGGGTGAAGTGagaccaaaataattgaaaatattAGTTTTCAGGGATAAAGTGAGACAAAACCAATTTTATGAGGTAAATTGTGGCTTAATGAGAGTTTCATGGGGCATTTCAATAAATAAGTCAAGAATAATTATGACCGaaactaaaagaagaaaaatgtgaaaaatgaTGTGAAAAAATCACACCCTTTTAGTAATAAGGCTATTTATTGATTAGTTTGTACATATATCATGCTGATAGatattaggtattaaatttTTCAGACTGCCCAAAAACTATCAAATCTTTGCCACTATTAACGTAAATGGTGTGAAATGGCTCAATTTTGATAGTTTCAGGAAATAAAGTGAGAGTAAAGTAAGATTAAAATGCAGTTTCAAAGAGTAAATGTAGTCAATTTGGATTTCAAAAGATTTTAACAGATTTTTTGATATGATAGATTTCAATGGATTTTAATAGAGTTTTCAACCCTACGTGAattttgatatatttatatggATTTTCATTATAGATTTCAATGGATTTGAATAGCCTTTGATTATGAATTTCTAAGTATCACCAAACCAATACAAACATGACCAAATCCACATAAAATGAATTTCTTTGAGATATTTCATAAAGAAGTTAATTATCATCATCTCCCCAAAAATGGTCTTTCAAGGCCTTTTTCTTCCCACTCCCTTATCCTCCACATTGCTGCTTCTTCTGTCCCATTCTTCCACTccaaaaaatccaaaaacccTCTTGCGCTTTTTATCAAACACCTGTAGGACCAATTCATCACAACTATATAAACAAGCCCTGCAACTCTTTCTTCAAATACCCACCACCCACCAACCCAATTCACCTCTTCATCCAATTCCCATAACCCGAgtcataaaaaaatcaaatccatgGATGGCAAGAGTTCTGTGAGATTCTATTACGACccgctagggttttggagaatAGTGAGCGAGGAAAGAAGGGAGTGATAGAATAGAATGTGAATATAAGCTGGATTTGAAATCCTAGGGTTGATGTGAGATTCTTTTTTCTCttggttatatatatttgtgttcacATATCCAACAAAATCCATAACTTAATGAAATACTGTCAAATTCTTGATATTTTGAATGCATCTAGATTTATAATCACTTTAAAAATTCCtattaaaatctaaattgaTTATCCAtagatttggatgaatttttaaaatcatcttaAATCCTAGTTTGACTACACTatgatttcaaaatctttttaAAATCCcctttcaaaattttgattgaCTATACTCTGATCTTAAAGTCTATTAAAGTCTTATGAAAGTAtaatttgactacacccctAAGCGTTTAGTAATAttgagagcaagtccaccctaaaaaaatgcgccaGCACCCAACCCATTTAATCCACTCAGTGAACAGCATgttctaaaatatccataatatcccgatatttccatcgaaatttccgtgtttttggactactgatatttttttggactaccaatatttccgatatcgtcgatattttagacctcgctaagtcactcatgtatcttaccatgcaatgtataaagtgtaaaatattgtactaattcattatttataaatgtttatggtgtgtttaaacctttttcattaattattacatattttttacattcacaatgtttgccagctcgctatataatcaacttaaatcagttatatttatcatgcaatgcatttccttccaattttttgtgataaactaatagatatttgactaaataaacatcctgcaaagtttcaataaaaatttccaagtttttcttacaatttccgtggtttttattcaatttttatcgatgtCGATAATATCCTaatatttccattgaaattttcgtgtttttggactaccgatatttccgatatcatcgatattttataccttggtgaacagtgatagaccctaatgaacagtaataggccaaatgcatctccacccctacaaaatGCACTGGCACCCaaccaatttaaaatattattaaatttttttatataataataaagaaattacacaaagtactaataataaataagaaattacatctattaataaaaataaataagaaattacataaagtactaaaaataaaatactaaaaataaagacgaaattacataaagtattaAGAATTAAgaggaaattaaaaaaagtacTACAAATAAATACGAAATTATACGAAGTCTGTGGAGCTAGGacatgtggtgctaggatctgtgtagctagaaccccctcaacttgtttccgcatctcttgcacgcctTCTTCACACCACGTCTCTTTTTTCCgaagtccaaaaatattttgaatatggAGACAGTCCTACTAGAGGCTTTTTTataatgtcacgatctgcttgagccataatttcttctctaagcatctCATTTTCTTGATTAAGTGCTTCTCTAATCATCTCGTTCTCTCGATTAAGTATTGCTCTTTGTCATTTAGCCATCGCATCACGTCTCTCAGTAGCTGCTAATATTGCTGCCATAGCAGCAtttttttcctcatctctagtCGCTTCCCACGCCATGTtcagttcaccttggcgagcaagttcgtccatatatttagtgtagtcatttttggaagaacaaccttttttctttgatgcctttttaccttgaggcctgAGGGACTAATGAGTCGATTGGGTCTCCAGCACTTCTTCAAGCGTCCCTTCTATCTCTTCAAATGTGTCGCCTTTTTGTTCAGCCGTGTCTACCTTTGCCGAACTGTGTAGACCCATgccgtgcatgacaacttctaGACCAATTGCCACAATTCTGTATCTggggcaatctttgacaatttgccaacattcccATTTGCTGAATGATTTGTTGTGGTTCTTcgaattgtagaatgcttgtgcttgtagtgtctataaatGTGGGACAATACAATATTATAAAATGCGgttgtaacacaaataaataaattaaaatattgatgtgggtggaatacatataaataaataaaaatattgtcacctgatccgctaaacttgtcccactatGCAGATTACTGGAATCATGAGAGATGGGGTTTTTCCTACAAGTAAAGGATACGTTGAATTTTTTCCAatgaccttgaagaccttgactactTTTGGTGTCTTTTCCATGTACATCGCAAAACCATTTCGTAATTTTACTCGACATTTCTTGCTTATCATCTCATTACCTGTAATCAggtcatgagtagtgtgaacccagcattcacacaacgtaacatctttgATGAGCTTCCACGTAgtcatttttttctctaaaaaaattatatgaaagctttggtagaaagtgttgaaaatattgaaatgtggtgtaaggtagaagatgagggttaggtatttatagatttttttaaaaatttttaatgtattttttaacaatttttaattaattttcttataaattttaatttagttaattaatctggactaTTGGATTTGAAAAggattcaaatccaacagcctAAACGTTgacacgtggccaacggtcataattCTGATCATTGtgccttttttttataaaaaaaaaaaatttggagggAAAAACGTGGATTGTTGATATCTGGATCGGACGGTCCAGATCAAGCCACGTCACTAGCCGTTGGAtgtcaaattcaaaattttttgaccgttggaaatccaacggccaaGAAATGAACATGTGGCCTCCCCATCTGATCCCTAAGTGCGCCAGCGCTAGAGGACCACCCCAATTTTGTTGTCGGGACGCGTGTATCGCATGCGCCTGGctcaaaaaaaaatgaactggCCTGTGATGTCATGCTGGCGTCAGCATGACATCAAGCGGGCCATCCCATAGCTCAGTCCATTTTGAGCTGGCCTGGAGACCATCTTGGGCTGGGTGCCGTCCTATCCACTGGGCTGGAGCGGTTTGCCTTGGTGCCGGGCCAATTTTTGTGCTGGGTGCCGGCCTAAAAAGTCCCGGTGGACTTGTTCTGAGTGATTTGAATTCTAAAAGCCCGGCCCAAAGCTCATATCTGAAATGGTAGCCCATCTAATAGGAGAGCTGAAGAAGGAAAATAAggtctccattttcttcttcttcctcgtctCTGATACAGAGGACCAAATTCTTCACAGGTTTCAACACCTGTACTAGAactttcttctctaaaaaaccctaattcaagagggagagggagagggagagggagagggagagatggaCAAGGTGAGGATAGAAGAGGTTCAGTCCACTACCAAGAAGCAGCGCATAGCCACTCACACCCACATCAAAGGCCTTGGTCttgaggtctctctctctctctctctctctctctctctctctctctatatatatatatatatatatatatatattgtagctgatgcttcatttttttacttttgtgtTCACTGAATTTGCAATGTTGTTTACTGTGACTTTCCCTAgcaattttgtgtgtgtgtgtgtgtttgaaaTCAAAGGTCAGTGCTTTATCTATAGATAATATTGTATTGATAAATAAATCGACTTCTGGCTGCAAAGAAACCAACTTATAAACCGGACAAGTATAAGGGTCGATTCTTCTGGCCAttttttggaagaaaatggCTAATGTATCTATTTTTTACTTTGATACTGCAATGATTTTCCTTTCTCAGCATTTTATGGACTGATCTCCATCTGAATGAATTGCAATGTTCTATGGGTTTTTTGGTGTCATTCTTTTTCAGGCCAATGGAAGAGCAATACCTTGGGCAGCTGGCTTTGTTGGTCAGGGGGAGGCAAGAGAAGCTGCTGGCCTTGTTGTTGATATGATACGACAGAAGAAGATGGCTGGTCGGGCACTTCTGCTGGCTGGACCTCCTGGAACAGGAAAGACAGCACTGGCTCTTGGTATATCTCAGGAGCTTGGGAGTAAGGTATTCTGACCATTTTTTTCTCAGTAATCTAGTATTTAATGTTAAACTGATTATCCTGTGTTTTGTGGGAGATTCTGATTCATATTCCATTAGGAATAGGTTTTTTCATTATGATTTCGAATGGTCGATGGTTCTTGTATGCAGGTTCCATTCTGCCCGATGGTTGGATCAGAAGTATACTCATCGGAAGTAAAGAAAACTGAGGTTTTAATGGAAAATTTTAGACGGGCTATTGGTTTGCGTATTAAGGAAAATAAAGAGGTCTATGAAGGAGAGGCAAGTTGCTAATTGATATCAAATTCTTTATCAATAATTCGGTCAGATAATGCTATTTGAGTTGGTTGGTTATGGTTCTTGATGTTTTGATATTCTCATTTTAGGTGACAGAGCTCACACCAGAAGAAACAGAGAGTGTTAGCGGTGGCTATGGTAAAAGCATTAGTCATGTCATCATTGGATTAAAAACTGTTAAAGGAACCAAGCAACTGAAGTTGGACCCCACTATTTATGATGCATTGATTAAGGAAAAGGTAAGGCCCTATTATTTACTGTGTAGAAGAGAGATTTTTGTTTCGCCATGTTGATTATATAATTTTACTTACTATTTTAGACTGTATGTGAAGCTACTGATGGCAAATAGTCTAAACAATGTCCAACTCATGTTGTCATGTTAAAGGGGCTTTTATATCAGGTCATTTCTTCTTTTCATACAACTTTGTTGATACAACATGCAGGTAGCTGTTGGTGATGTTATATACATTGAAGCAAATAGTGGAGCAGTTAAAAGAGTTGGTAGAAGTGATGCTTTTGCTACAGAGTTTGATCTTGAAGCAGAAGAGTACGTACCACTTCCAAAAGGAGAGGTTCACAAAAAGAAGGAGATTGTGCAGGTTTGTTCTATGTGATCTGTGCTCTTTTTGTAAATGTTCGCTTTGATGTTGATAGCATCCATTTTGTGGACGTAGTCTAGAATTGATTTTTTCATCAGCTTGCAGCCTTATTAGTAACTATATGGATTATTACTCAAGCTGATTGGTGAATGGTTCTGGCTGGCTGGATGCTAAATATTTTCAGAAGGAATATGCATCATCCTTGTATGATGCAGATGTTTCCCAAATAATACATTTCTATGTTTTATTGTTGGGTTAATATGGGGAAGGATTCGTGAAATACGCTGAAAATTTTATTTCCCTGCAATTGAGTAGTTGGACTTGATTGATTGGTCAATTCATCGAATTGGActcctaatatttttttttggaataccATCTGAACCTACCCCTATTGGTATCTCTTCCTAAGTCCATTAACAGTACAACTTCTGATCAATTTTTCATCGTGCTTTCTTTAAATTCTATATGTCCAATATTTGTTGACagaatttaatttttgtgtACAGATAATCTGCTCTTTTCTTGATGCTCAATTTCTGTTCACTTATACAACTCCTGACAGGATGTAACACTACATGATCTGGATGCTGCAAATGCGCGGCCTCAAGGTGGTCAAGACATATTATCTCTAATGGGTCAGATGATGAAGCCGAGGAAAACAGAAATTACTGACAAGTTGCgacaagaaataaataaggtaGTCTTGTAATAAAGAAATGTTGACCCCACTTAATGTCTTTTCTGTGATAGGAGCCAAAGATATGGTTTCCATATGAGAAAGGATCCTTACTAATTTCTTCAATATGGTTGGAGAAGCCTGCTGAAAATGTTACTAATGAAGTCAATTGATAAAAAAGTTCCAAGCCTTTGACGTATTATAAGTCAAATCAACTTCAGTTTTATTTTCCATTTAATTGGGCTTGATGACATCTATTTTCAACATGAATTGAGACACTAATAATCTAGAAACAGCTAACTCTTTGCCTACTTCCCAGTGTTCATAGTTCTTCGTATGGATTAGATTGGCAAATGTTTTGAATTCGTTGCTACTTCACTAGTCTGTCACCAGAGATTTTACCCCTGCATTTGGAATTTATTGAGGAGCGCTTTTATCGGCGGTGGAGGTGGGCAGTCTATCAAGGAAGTTTTTGGAAGTGGCAGTAGCTTGGAAAGTTTTGATAGTTTGCTGAAAGTAGTTATTTGGAGGAAGGAAGTTTTGGAAGTGGCAGTAGTTTAGTAGCTTGGAAAGTTTTGAGAGTTTGCTGAAagtggttatttggaggaaggGAACAATAGTGCGCTTGAGGGAGTTCTCTACTTATTATATGTATGGAAGCAGGGTGAGCTGGTTCATGGAGTATACTAAGTTTAAAACTTCAAGTTTAATTTCTCGTTAtgatttctttcttctctagtCTATGGTAGGGTATTTCAAATTCCTGTAGTTGAGCGCTCAGGTTTTTTCATGCAATGAAGAATTTCAAACAAACTATTTTCTCTTCCTAATCCCTAAACTCTAAACCAATTTCTTTAAAATGAAACTTACAATTAATTGAAATAATTTACTTAGGTTGCACCAGTAATACAGTTTTTTTCCTTGTAACAATATTCCTATTAGCTTTAAAGTTAAAGGGAAAGAAGTTG
Protein-coding regions in this window:
- the LOC126591542 gene encoding ruvB-like protein 1; protein product: MDKVRIEEVQSTTKKQRIATHTHIKGLGLEANGRAIPWAAGFVGQGEAREAAGLVVDMIRQKKMAGRALLLAGPPGTGKTALALGISQELGSKVPFCPMVGSEVYSSEVKKTEVLMENFRRAIGLRIKENKEVYEGEVTELTPEETESVSGGYGKSISHVIIGLKTVKGTKQLKLDPTIYDALIKEKVAVGDVIYIEANSGAVKRVGRSDAFATEFDLEAEEYVPLPKGEVHKKKEIVQDVTLHDLDAANARPQGGQDILSLMGQMMKPRKTEITDKLRQEINKVVNRYIDEGVAELVPGVLFIDEVHMLDMECFSYLNRALESSLSPIVIFATNRGICNVRGTDMASPHGIPVDLLDRLVIIRTQTYGLEEMIKILVIRAQVEELAIDDDSLAYLGEIGQESSLRHAVQLLTPASIVAKMNGRDKICKADLEEVATLYLDAKSSTKILQLQQEKYIT